The proteins below come from a single Eucalyptus grandis isolate ANBG69807.140 chromosome 3, ASM1654582v1, whole genome shotgun sequence genomic window:
- the LOC104438253 gene encoding casein kinase 1-like protein 3, whose protein sequence is MERVVGSKYKLGRKIGSGSFGEIFLATHVDTFEMVAIKIENNRTKHPQLLYEAKLYNILQGGSGIPGIKWSGVDGEDNVLVLELLGPSLEDLFVYCGRKFSLKTVLMLADQMITRIEYVHSKGFLHRDIKPDNFLMGLGRKANQVYIIDFGLAKRYRDSTTNRHIPYRENKNLTGTARYASCNTHLGIEQSRRDDLESLGYVLLYFLRGSLPWQGLKAATKKQKYDKICEKKLSTPIEVLCKSHPVEFASFFHYCHSLTFDQRPDYGFLKRLFRELFTREGYQFDYVFDWTILKYQQAQKSKTQPQFSPALEESSRRAMPMNVDYLRDGTNAAHASEMAEPGGSSNTAGTVTYPQHPSAMDKNLSSDRAVNKNIVSNVNMPSTSFSLTGVAKKNIPKSQLPTDNANPTHGHGNKNRPSSSWIPSFQRLSSAK, encoded by the exons ATGGAGCGTGTTGTGGGCAGCAAGTACAAGCTCGGCCGCAAGATCGGAAGTGGGTCCTTCGGCGAAATCTTCCTCG ctACCCACGTGGATACGTTCGAGATGGTCGCGATCAAGATC GAGAATAATCGGACCAAGCATCCTCAGCTACTTTACGAAGCAAAATTGTACAACATTCTTCAAGGCGGGA GTGGTATTCCTGGCATTAAATGGTCCGGCGTAGATGGAGAGGATAATGTACTCGTTCTTGAGCTACTTGGACCAAGTCTTGAAGATTTATTCGTATACTGTGGGAGGAAGTTTTCTTTGAAAACAGTCTTGATGCTTGCAGATCAAATG ATAACAAGGATAGAGTACGTGCACTCGAAAGGGTTTCTGCACAGAGACATTAAACCCGATAACTTTCTGATGGGTCTGGGTAGAAAAGCAAATCAG GTTTATATTATTGACTTTGGGCTTGCAAAGAGATATCGGGACTCCACAACTAATCGCCATATCCCATACAG ggaaaacaaaaatttaactGGCACAGCACGTTACGCAAGTTGCAATACTCATCTTGGGATTG AACAAAGCCGAAGAGATGATTTGGAGTCACTTGGCTATGTACTTCTGTATTTCCTCAGAGGAAG CCTTCCTTGGCAGGGACTGAAAGCAGCtacaaagaaacaaaagtatgATAAGATTTGTGAGAAGAAGTTATCTACTCCTATTGAG GTTCTTTGCAAATCTCATCCCGTAGAGTTTGCTTCATTTTTCCATTACTGCCATTCCTTGACGTTTGATCAACGACCAGATTATGGATTTTTGAAGCGTCTATTTCGTGAACTATTTACTCGTGAAG GATATCAATTTGATTATGTGTTTGACTGGACGATCCTGAAATACCAACAAGCACAAAAGAGCAAAACTCAGCCTCAATTTTCG CCAGCTCTTGAAGAGAGCAGTAGACGTGCAATGCCAATGAATGTCGACTACCTTCGAG ATGGCACAAATGCTGCTCATGCAAGTGAGATGGCAGAGCCCGGTGGATCGAGCAATACTGCCGGTACTGTCACTTACCCACAACATCCATCTGCAATGGACAAGAATCTGAGTTCTGACCGTGCTGTCAACAAGAAT ATTGTGAGCAATGTGAACATGCCATCTACTTCATTTTCTCTAACTGGAGTCGCAAAAAAGAATATTCCAAAGTCCCAACTGCCGACAGACAATGCGAACCCCACTCATGGCCATGGCAACAAAAATAGACCTTCTAGTAGCTGGATCCCATCATTCCAGAGACTTTCGTCTGCAAAATAG
- the LOC104438255 gene encoding rRNA N6-adenosine-methyltransferase METTL5 isoform X2 yields the protein MKLKQLEGLLGNLQQFSNPKVELEQYPTGPHIASRVLYTAENSFGDVGDRVVADFGCGCGTLGIAAALLGAEHVVGVDVDSQSLEIASANAEELEVELNLVQCDLGNLDFRGQIVDTVVMNPPFGTRKKGVDMEFLRVALAHVKRAALRDFNASSAEVLCELRYDVPHLYKFHKKKEVDIAVDLWRFVPRGA from the exons ATGAAGCTGAAGCAATTGGAAGGCCTCCTAGGCAATCTCCAACAGTTCTCCAACCCAAag GTGGAGCTGGAACAGTACCCGACCGGACCTCACATTGCTTCTCGCGTGCTTTACACC GCGGAGAATTCGTTCGGAGATGTGGGCGACAGGGTCGTAGCTGATTTCGGGTGCGGCTGCGGGACGTTGGGTATTGCGGCGGCTCTCTTGGGTGCAGA GCACGTTGTTGGGGTTGATGTCGATTCCCAGTCTCTCGAAATCGCGTCTGCCAATGCTGAGGAGCTTGAG GTGGAATTGAACTTGGTTCAATGTGACCTTGGGAACTTGGATTTTAGGG GCCAGATTGTTGATACTGTCGTAATGAATCCTCCTTTTGGTACCCGGAAAAAGGGGGTGGACATGGAGTTTCTCCGAGTAGCTCTTGCG CATGTTAAGAGGGCAGCCCTGCGGGACTTCAATGCTAGCAGTGCCGAAGTTTTGTGTGAG CTTCGGTATGATGTGCCTCACTTGTACAAGTTTCACAAGAAAAAGGAGGTGGACATTGCTGTGGACCTCTGGCGCTTTGTACCACGAGGAGCTTAG
- the LOC104438256 gene encoding NADPH:adrenodoxin oxidoreductase, mitochondrial codes for MAARGMTMLLRRFSSVSSNPLRVCVVGSGPAGFYTAEKMLKRHKAAQVDIIDRLPTPFGLVRSGVAPDHPETKIVVNQFSRVCHHERCSFFGNVTLGSSISLRELRDLYHVVVLAYGAESDRSLGIPGEELSGIHSARKVVWWYNGHPDCRQLELDLKNSQTVVILGQGNVALDVARILLRPTVELSTTDIANHALATLQESSIRKVYLVGRRGPAQAACTAKELREVLGIKDLYVGISESDLLKTPADEEELKNDRIRRRVHELLSKAATSNQSSPRSDQHELHFVFFRKPDRFLDDGHGHVTAAHLEKTALRGNDSGKQIAVGTGEFQDIECEMVIKSIGYKSVPVEGLPFDHRAGVVPNVGGRVLCDTSGESAIEEGLYVCGWLKRGPTGIIATNLYCAEETVASISEDIDRGVLVPSLSKPGRDGLLQLLDDRNVRVVPFSTWEKIDSEERRVGSLRNKPREKLAAWDELLGFCN; via the exons ATGGCGGCGCGTGGGATGACGATGCTGCTGAGGAGGTTCTCGAGCGTTTCTTCGAACCCGCTCCGGGTCTGCGTCGTCGGAAGCGGACCGGCGGGGTTTTACACCGCCGAGAAG ATGCTGAAGAGACACAAAGCCGCACAGGTCGATATAATCGATCGCCTGCCTACGCCTTTCGGGTTAGTCCGCTCTGGCGTGGCGCCTGATCATCCCGAAACAAAG ATCGTGGTTAATCAATTTTCTCGTGTTTGCCATCACGAGCGTTGCTCTTTCTTTGGCAATGTCACTCTCGGTTCCTCTATCTCTCTGCGAGAGCTCCGTGATCTGTACCACGTG GTTGTGCTTGCTTATGGTGCTGAAAGTGACAGAAGCCTTGGCATTCCGGGTGAA GAGTTATCTGGCATACATTCAGCTCGAAAAGTTGTCTGGTGGTATAATGGTCACCCAGACTGCAGACAATTGGAGTTGGATTTGAAAAATTCTCAGACAGTTGTGATTCTTGGCCAG GGCAATGTAGCTCTTGATGTTGCACGTATTCTTCTGCGGCCTACAGTTGAATTATCAACAACAGACATTGCTAATCATGCATTAGCTACTTTGCAAGAAAGCTCTATAAG gAAAGTGTATTTGGTTGGAAGGCGTGGACCAGCCCAAGCAGCTTGTACTGCGAAGGAGCTACGTGAAGTTCTTG GTATCAAAGATCTGTATGTTGGCATTTCGGAATCTGATTTACTCAAAACCCCAGCGGATGAG GAAGAGCTGAAGAACGACCGGATAAGGAGGAGGGTTCATGAGTTGTTGTCAAAGGCAGCCACCTCGAATCAGTCAAGTCCAAGATCAGATCAACATGAACTCCATTTTGTTTTCTTCCGCAAACCAGATAGGTTTCTGGATGATGGACATGGGCATGTGACAGCTGCTCATTTGGAGAAGACGGCTCTCAGAG GTAATGACTCTGGAAAGCAAATTGCAGTTGGGACTGGAGAATTTCAAGATATTGAATGCGA GATGGTAATAAAGAGCATTGGATACAAATCAGTACCAGTTGAAGGCTTACCATTTGATCATCGAGCAG GTGTTGTTCCGAATGTTGGGGGCAGAGTTCTGTGTGATACATCTGGTGAGTCAGCAATTGAGGAAGGTCTATATGTCTGTGGATGGTTAAAGAGAGGGCCAACTGGAATTATTGCTACAAACCTTTATTGTGCAGAAGAAACT GTTGCGAGTATATCTGAGGACATAGATCGTGGGGTATTGGTGCCATCATTGTCTAAACCAGGGAGAGATGGTCTTCTCCAGTTATTAGATGATCGGAATGTCAGAGTTGTGCCATTCAGTACTTGGGAAAAGATAGATTCTGAAGAAAGGAGGGTTGGGAGTTTGAGAAACAAACCCAGGGAGAAGTTGGCCGCATGGGATGAACTATTGGGCTTCTGTAACTAA
- the LOC104438248 gene encoding probable RNA methyltransferase At5g51130 isoform X1 produces the protein MGGGMAAAEREQGKKKPRKRNREEFSPFGNYRYYYGYRISQGLDEDPRLKVLKREWFQGKDCLDVGCNNGLLTIRIAQKFCCRSILGIDIDSNRIEDAHWILRKAARMQSAGKSDSKTLESRAEERPDDYAQDLNLSKDGETRKCTKNHSFSEKRDLFEVVSFQRENFVLARADAHESYDTILCLSVTKWIHLNWGDEGIITLFSKIWQLLRQGGIFILEPQPWRSYEKNRLVSKATAENYEEIEYPPEDFQDILLDKIGFRTVEDLTSGLSGTNAGFNRPILAFRK, from the exons ATGGGAGGAGGAATGGCGGCGGCGGAGCGGGAGCAGGGGAAGAAGAAGCCGAGGAAGCGGAACCGCGAGGAGTTCTCTCCCTTCGGCAACTACAGATACTACTACGGCTATCGC ATAAGTCAGGGATTGGATGAAGATCCGCGGTTGAAGGTCTTGAAGCGGGAGTGGTTCCAAGGCAAGGATTGTCTCGACGTCGGCTGCAACAACGGGCTCCTCACTATCCGCATCG CACAAAAGTTTTGCTGCCGGAGCATTTTGGGAATTGACATTGACTCAA aCCGAATTGAGGATGCACATTGGATCCTCAGGAAAGCTGCAAGAATGCAATCTGCTGGTAAGAGTGATTCAAAGACTTTGGAATCAAGGGCTGAAGAGAGACCAGATGATTATGCACAGGACCTTAACCTGTCAAAAGATGGGGAAACAAGGAAATGTACAAAGAACCATTCTTTTTCAGAGAAGAGAGATCTCTTTGAGGTCGTGTCTTTCCAGCGGGAAAATTTTGTTCTAGCTCGGGCTGATGCTCATGAAAGCTATGATACCATTCTTTG TTTGAGCGTGACGAAGTGGATTCATCTGAATTGGGGTGACGAGGGGATAATTACTTTGTTTTCAAAGATCTGGCAACTTCTTAGACAG GGTGGCATTTTTATCTTGGAGCCTCAACCTTGGCGTTCATATGAAAAAAATCGCTTGGTGTCCAAG GCAACAGCGGAGAATTATGAAGAGATCGAGTATCCACCAGAGGATTTTCAGGACATACTTCTTGATAAG ATAGGCTTTAGGACGGTAGAGGACCTTACCTCCGGTTTGTCAGGGACCAATGCCGGATTCAATAGACCCATATTGGCATTCCGGAAATAA
- the LOC104440336 gene encoding LOW QUALITY PROTEIN: DNA-directed RNA polymerases II and IV subunit 5A-like (The sequence of the model RefSeq protein was modified relative to this genomic sequence to represent the inferred CDS: substituted 2 bases at 2 genomic stop codons) has product MMKTYTNRMKSENVFGALLVVQQNLTPFARTCISEISAKFHLEVFLESELLVNIKEHVLAPEHQVLTTEEKXTLLQRXTGKETQLRRIQVTDPVAKVSGVVRKRVDMLPTDTSCDLAPSMFLFLSSRRSRPRKSRH; this is encoded by the exons ATGATGAAGACCTACACCAATCGAATGAAATCAGAGAATGTTTTCGGGGCTCTGTTAGTTGTTCAACAGAATTTGACGCCCTTTGCACGGACATGTATAAGCGAGATATCTGCGAAATTCCACCTGGAGGTTTTCCTG GAGTCCGAGCTGTTGGTCAACATTAAAGAACATGTTCTTGCTCCTGAACATCAGGTGCTTACGACAGAGGAAAAGTAAACCCTGCTGCAAAGATAAACTGGGAAAGAAACTCAG TTGCGCCGTATTCAGGTGACAGATCCAGTAGCAAAGGTATCAGGGGTAGTGAGAAAGCGGGTCGATATGTTGCCTACAGATACGTCGTGTGACTTGGCTCCAAGCATGTTCTTGTTCCTGAGCAGCAGGCGCTCACGACCCAGGAAATCAAGACACTAG
- the LOC104440335 gene encoding aldehyde oxidase GLOX1 encodes MAIALLPVRALCLLPLLFLSAHSQALPFRGGFLGRLYAAENPDGVGLRNAIEGNDGGVAGDEGDQTEVIDTDPAFGPLIFGSEFGNGGGGLKAAEESEFEGKWELVLEDSGVSAMHMQLLPNNKVLIFDSTVLGPSKMLLPKGTPCPVRPNAKEPDCWAHANIYDIETGALRPLTIITDPWCSSGGLGADGNFVSTGGFDAGSKSVRFLGLCDNCDWQDTPNVLGDGRWYSTQTKLEDGAFVVMGGRRSYSYEFVTVGNQISSKTTYSRFLDETTDLDENNLYPFVNLLPDGTLFVFANSRSIILDARNNKVVRELPRLIGGSRSYPASGMSALLPMKLKNHVDSRRVKAEVIVCGGAKPKAYRAVEKNQTFMPALRDCARLVVTDPNAQWKKEAMPSRRVMGDMLILPTGDLLILNGAAKGTSAWNFAEDPNLVPVLYSPEKPAGKRFRELKAATIPRMYHAVSMVLPDGRILVGGSNTNPTYTFTGVKFPTEMRLEKFSPHYLDPALQHLRPEIVAELTDKKMRYNRSFYVKFRVNSNGRKVSKKDVMVTMYAPPFTTHGYSMNQRLLQLSNTVLRKEGDVYHLDTKAPPSGTIAPPGDYLVFVVHRGVPSVGMWARIQ; translated from the exons atGGCGATCGCGCTCCTCCCCGTCAGGGCCCTCTGCCTCCTCCCCCTCCTGTTCCTCTCCGCCCACTCGCAGGCCCTCCCCTTCCGGGGTGGGTTCTTGGGCCGGCTCTACGCCGCCGAGAACCCCGACGGCGTCGGGCTGAGGAACGCCATCGAGGGCAACGACGGCGGGGTCGCGGGCGACGAGGGGGACCAGACGGAGGTGATCGACACGGACCCGGCATTCGGGCCCTTGATCTTCGGCAGCGAGTTCGGCAATGGCGGTGGCGGCCTGAAGGCTGCGGAGGAGAGTGAGTTCGAGGGGAAATGGGAGCTCGTGTTGGAGGACTCCGGCGTCTCGGCCATGCACATGCAGCTGCTGCCGaacaacaaagtcttgatcttcgACTCGACGGTGCTCGGGCCGTCCAAGATGCTATTGCCCAAGGGCACACCCTGCCCCGTCCGGCCTAATGCCAAGGAACCCGACTGCTGGGCTCACGCCAACATCTACGACATCGAGACCGGGGCGCTCCGGCCACTCacc ATAATAACGGACCCATGGTGCTCTTCCGGCGGGCTTGGAGCCGACGGGAACTTCGTAAGCACCGGAGGTTTCGACGCCGGTAGCAAATCGGTTCGGTTTCTCGGCCTCTGCGATAATTGCGATTGGCAGGACACCCCCAATGTGCTTGGCGACGGAAGATG GTACTCAACTCAGACCAAGCTCGAAGACGGGGCCTTCGTCGTCATGGGCGGCCGCCGCTCCTACAGCTATGAGTTTGTCACCGTCGGCAACCAGATTTCTTCCAAGACGACCTACTCCCGCTTCCTCGACGAGACAACCGACCTCGACGAGAACAACCTCTACCCCTTCGTCAACCTCCTCCCCGACGGCACCCTCTTCGTCTTCGCCAACAGCCGCTCCATCATCCTCGATGCCCGCAATAACAAGGTCGTCCGGGAGCTCCCCCGCCTCATCGGCGGGTCCCGCAGCTACCCGGCCTCGGGGATGTCGGCGCTCCTCCCCATGAAGCTCAAGAACCACGTGGACTCGAGGCGGGTCAAGGCGGAGGTCATCGTGTGCGGCGGTGCGAAGCCGAAGGCGTACCGGGCGGTAGAGAAGAACCAAACGTTCATGCCAGCGCTCCGGGACTGCGCCCGGCTCGTGGTGACCGACCCGAACGCACAGTGGAAGAAGGAGGCCATGCCGTCGCGGAGGGTCATGGGTGATATGCTCATCTTGCCTACCGGAGATCTCCTCATACTAAATGGAGCTGCCAAAG GCACCTCTGCATGGAACTTCGCGGAGGACCCGAACCTTGTCCCGGTCCTCTACTCGCCCGAGAAGCCTGCCGGCAAGCGTTTCCGGGAGCTGAAGGCCGCCACCATCCCCCGCATGTACCACGCCGTCTCCATGGTCCTCCCCGACGGCAGGATCCTCGTCGGAGGCAGCAACACCAACCCGACCTACACCTTCACCGGCGTCAAGTTCCCGACCGAGATGCGCCTGGAGAAGTTCTCCCCCCACTACCTCGACCCGGCCCTCCAGCACCTCCGCCCCGAGATCGTCGCCGAGCTCACCGACAAGAAGATGAGGTACAACAGGAGCTTCTACGTCAAGTTCAGGGTCAACTCCAACGGCCGGAAGGTGAGCAAGAAGGACGTGATGGTGACCATGTACGCCCCGCCCTTCACGACGCACGGGTACTCCATGAACCAGAGGCTTCTGCAGCTCTCCAACACCGTGCTGAGGAAGGAGGGCGACGTCTACCACCTCGACACCAAGGCGCCGCCGTCCGGAACGATCGCGCCGCCCGGTGATTACTTGGTGTTCGTGGTGCACAGGGGCGTTCCAAGCGTGGGAATGTGGGCTCGTATCCAGTAA
- the LOC104438248 gene encoding probable RNA methyltransferase At5g51130 isoform X2, translating to MGGGMAAAEREQGKKKPRKRNREEFSPFGNYRYYYGYRISQGLDEDPRLKVLKREWFQGKDCLDVGCNNGLLTIRIAQKFCCRSILGIDIDSNRIEDAHWILRKAARMQSAGKSDSKTLESRAEERPDDYAQDLNLSKDGETRKCTKNHSFSEKRDLFEVVSFQRENFVLARADAHESYDTILCLSVTKWIHLNWGDEGIITLFSKIWQLLRQGGIFILEPQPWRSYEKNRLVSKATAENYEEIEYPPEDFQDILLDKALGR from the exons ATGGGAGGAGGAATGGCGGCGGCGGAGCGGGAGCAGGGGAAGAAGAAGCCGAGGAAGCGGAACCGCGAGGAGTTCTCTCCCTTCGGCAACTACAGATACTACTACGGCTATCGC ATAAGTCAGGGATTGGATGAAGATCCGCGGTTGAAGGTCTTGAAGCGGGAGTGGTTCCAAGGCAAGGATTGTCTCGACGTCGGCTGCAACAACGGGCTCCTCACTATCCGCATCG CACAAAAGTTTTGCTGCCGGAGCATTTTGGGAATTGACATTGACTCAA aCCGAATTGAGGATGCACATTGGATCCTCAGGAAAGCTGCAAGAATGCAATCTGCTGGTAAGAGTGATTCAAAGACTTTGGAATCAAGGGCTGAAGAGAGACCAGATGATTATGCACAGGACCTTAACCTGTCAAAAGATGGGGAAACAAGGAAATGTACAAAGAACCATTCTTTTTCAGAGAAGAGAGATCTCTTTGAGGTCGTGTCTTTCCAGCGGGAAAATTTTGTTCTAGCTCGGGCTGATGCTCATGAAAGCTATGATACCATTCTTTG TTTGAGCGTGACGAAGTGGATTCATCTGAATTGGGGTGACGAGGGGATAATTACTTTGTTTTCAAAGATCTGGCAACTTCTTAGACAG GGTGGCATTTTTATCTTGGAGCCTCAACCTTGGCGTTCATATGAAAAAAATCGCTTGGTGTCCAAG GCAACAGCGGAGAATTATGAAGAGATCGAGTATCCACCAGAGGATTTTCAGGACATACTTCTTGATAAG GCTTTAGGACGGTAG
- the LOC104438254 gene encoding LOW QUALITY PROTEIN: probable xyloglucan endotransglucosylase/hydrolase protein 26 (The sequence of the model RefSeq protein was modified relative to this genomic sequence to represent the inferred CDS: inserted 1 base in 1 codon), with protein MARLPVLLIALFFFSAASVDRCRVEASFWDSTYFTWGTQHASVYNNGNDAQLVLDKISGSAFQTKSAYLFGTIEMLIKLVPGNSAGXVTAYYLSSTGPEHDEIDFEFLGNVSGQPYIIHTNIFTQGIGNREQQFYPWFDPTDNFHNYTIHWNPTEVVWYVDSIPIRVFRNYESQGVGYPNQQGMRVYSSLWNADDWATRGGLVKTDWSCAPFVAQFRNFQDRACKWYGPGSIWQCAAETAENWYTSPAYGQLSNAQQGQMKWVRDNYMIYDYCKDTTRFNWNMPPECSKPQY; from the exons ATGGCAAGGCTTCCTGTTTTGTTGAtagctctcttcttcttctccgccGCCTCCGTGGATCGGTGTCGGGTCGAGGCCTCGTTCTGGGACAGCACGTACTTCACGTGGGGCACTCAGCATGCCTCGGTCTACAACAACGGGAACGACGCTCAGCTTGTGTTGGACAAGATTTCTG GCTCGGCCTTTCAGACCAAGAGCGCATACCTGTTCGGAACCATCGAAATGCTGATCAAGTTGGTCCCTGGAAATTCTGCCG CGGTCACTGCATACTAC CTATCGTCCACGGGGCCGGAGCATGACGAGATCGACTTTGAATTCCTAGGCAATGTTTCTGGACAACCTTACATCATCCACACGAACATTTTCACTCAAGGAATCGGTAACAGAGAGCAGCAGTTCTACCCGTGGTTCGACCCCACGGACAATTTCCACAACTACACCATTCACTGGAACCCCACCGAAGTTGT GTGGTACGTCGATAGCATCCCGATCCGGGTGTTCAGGAACTACGAGAGCCAGGGGGTCGGGTACCCAAACCAGCAAGGCATGAGGGTGTACTCGAGCCTGTGGAACGCGGACGATTGGGCCACGAGGGGCGGGCTCGTGAAGACCGACTGGAGTTGCGCGCCCTTCGTGGCCCAGTTCCGCAACTTCCAGGACAGGGCCTGCAAGTGGTATGGGCCCGGCAGCATCTGGCAGTGCGCGGCCGAGACGGCGGAGAACTGGTACACCTCGCCGGCGTACGGGCAGCTCAGCAACGCCCAGCAGGGACAGATGAAGTGGGTGAGGGACAACTACATGATCTATGACTACTGCAAGGACACCACGAGGTTCAACTGGAACATGCCCCCTGAGTGCTCCAAGCCTCAGTACTGA
- the LOC104438255 gene encoding rRNA N6-adenosine-methyltransferase METTL5 isoform X1, whose protein sequence is MKLKQLEGLLGNLQQFSNPKVELEQYPTGPHIASRVLYTAENSFGDVGDRVVADFGCGCGTLGIAAALLGAEHVVGVDVDSQSLEIASANAEELEVELNLVQCDLGNLDFRGQIVDTVVMNPPFGTRKKGVDMEFLRVALAVASQAVYSLHKTSTREHVKRAALRDFNASSAEVLCELRYDVPHLYKFHKKKEVDIAVDLWRFVPRGA, encoded by the exons ATGAAGCTGAAGCAATTGGAAGGCCTCCTAGGCAATCTCCAACAGTTCTCCAACCCAAag GTGGAGCTGGAACAGTACCCGACCGGACCTCACATTGCTTCTCGCGTGCTTTACACC GCGGAGAATTCGTTCGGAGATGTGGGCGACAGGGTCGTAGCTGATTTCGGGTGCGGCTGCGGGACGTTGGGTATTGCGGCGGCTCTCTTGGGTGCAGA GCACGTTGTTGGGGTTGATGTCGATTCCCAGTCTCTCGAAATCGCGTCTGCCAATGCTGAGGAGCTTGAG GTGGAATTGAACTTGGTTCAATGTGACCTTGGGAACTTGGATTTTAGGG GCCAGATTGTTGATACTGTCGTAATGAATCCTCCTTTTGGTACCCGGAAAAAGGGGGTGGACATGGAGTTTCTCCGAGTAGCTCTTGCG GTTGCCTCTCAAGCTGTTTATTCCTTGCATAAAACATCAACAAGAGAA CATGTTAAGAGGGCAGCCCTGCGGGACTTCAATGCTAGCAGTGCCGAAGTTTTGTGTGAG CTTCGGTATGATGTGCCTCACTTGTACAAGTTTCACAAGAAAAAGGAGGTGGACATTGCTGTGGACCTCTGGCGCTTTGTACCACGAGGAGCTTAG